AATGAATGCTTCAGTGGTGATGCATTGTACGCGCAAGTTCTTATGATTAGCATGAACATAGTGGCCGATACTGTGCAGGATGTGCGTTTTGCCGAGACCGACGCCTCCATGGATAAATAGAGGGTTGTACGATTGTCCTGGACGAGCCGCTATGCCCATTGCTGCTGATTTCACGAATTGATTTGTTGGACCTTCAATAAAAGTATCGAAACGGTAATTGGGATTGAGTTTGAGATCAACGAGCGCCTGTTTCTCTTCTTCAGGTGAGGAGGTAGAAAAAGTTGTTGGTGTAATGAGCTTTTTAACAGGAGCAGCGATGACGAATTTGATAGCTGGTTCTCCGTTCGCATTAACCGGAAGAAAAGCCGCAAGATCTTCGCGGTAGTTAGCGAGCAGATATTCTTTTACAAAGATATTAGGAATCTCAAGGGTGATTTCATCTGTTGACTCAGACTCTAGAACTTTGATTGGCTGCAACCAATTGCCAAAAGCGGTTTCGGAACATCGTTTTTTTGCAAAGGCTAAAAATTGCTGCCAAGCTTCTAAAAGATCTAATGCAAGCATCCTACTTCCTGGTTACGCTCTTTAATGATTTAGCAATCCGCTTTGTTGACAAAGGTCAATGAAGCTTCGACCAAATTATATACAGGAAAGAAAAGTTGTTAACAGTCTTTCCACAATTTGTTCACACTCATTTCTGGACGGAGACATTAACATGGCAGAGCTTAGCTCGCAAGCTATTTTTCTTAAGTAGATCACCCTCTTTGTCTAAATCATTAAGGATCAAAAATTTTATCCCCTAAATTTAGTGGTTACATTTTTGTTGGGAAAGATTTGGCACATAAGTGACTGATATATAGTAGGCTTTGAGGGTTAAGAGGGCTTTTGCTTTTGCTTGTTTTTAAATCATTGGGTTATAGAAATTTAAATATTAATTATGATTAATAAAAACTAAATGTAATTATTTTGTATAATAATGATTATAAGTTAATGAGAAGAACTCACAATGCAAAAAAGCTTTTTCCTTTGGGTCAATTCTGGATTGTGTTTTGTCTTTCTGCTTATTCTTAGCCTGCTCGTTTTCTATTCATTACGAGAGGAAAACCTTTTCTATGCCCAATCCAAAATTGTGAAAAAAGTGCCTCTTATTCCTGAAAATCCTTTTCATCTTTCCGATCAAGCCTATCGGCAAGTACAGGCCCCTGCGCTCAATCTTAACATGGTGGCACCGAATCTTTCTCTTCCGGATTTGCGTTCTACTTTAAATTATTATGGAGCGAATCTGCGGCCTGATGTGCAAAAGCAAGACCAAAAGCTTTTTTTTTCTTTTGGCGATCCAAGGAATCTTGTTGCCGTTAAAGCAGGCGAAAGGACTTACCTAAAAGTAGAAAATCATTCTTTTTCCTTAAGCCCTAGTAACCAACCAACTGCGTTATGGATGAAAGCTAAACCGGGCCTTAAGAATGTGCAAGTGGAACTTTTTTTAAAAGGCGTTGATGATAGAGTCGTTAGAGAGCCAAAAGAGCATAGTCAATTTTCTTTACCCGAAAAAATTTTGCCTCCAGGTGCTGTTTCTTGGATGATAGGGAGCAATCGAGTTGATGGGACTCTTCTTTTTAAGCAGAAGGCTAGGTGGCGTGGCTTAGATCTTTTTCTTTTACAATATGGTGGGCCAGAATTCAGCCAATTTCAGAACAAACAACGGATTGATTTCGGAGAAGGAGAGGGGCACTACTCTGTCTTTGTGGCGCCTGGGGACATTCTGATTTGGAAGAGTGGCCGTTGGGTCAGCCCTACAAAGGGGGATAACACTCAGACCGCTCCTCTTTTAGAAATTAAAAAAGTGGATGAAAGAATCCTTAATGCGGAACTTTGGGCTGTTGAAGGGAAGAACAAGTTTGCTTTGACTCTCGTTCGCACTCCGGACCCCATCCCTATTATAGATAATTCTAAATTTCATTTTCTTGCTACTAGAACTAAAGCTCACTACATATTCGATGTGGATGGTAAGAGAGAAATTGTCGGGCCAGGAGATTGGTTTTTAATGGTAGACGGAAAGTGGAAAAAGATTACAAAGGTCAAAGAAATTGATCAATTTGTAGAAAGAAGTACAGTTGGCCCTCTTCTGGTCATCTATTTATCACAAGAACACGATAGTAAGACATTAAAAGGCGAGCTGTTTAACACTTCTCGAAGTGATAAGGTCGAGGTGAACATTCCTCTTTTACCCCAAAATAGCAAAAAAGAGATTCCTGTAAAGCCAACAGAGGAGGAAAGAGGACATCCCTCTATCGACCAAGCAGAGCATCCAAGTTTTGAGGCTTGATTAATTTGAATAAGGCTCTTCTTTATTTTTTCTCACCATTTTTATGCCCAAACCCATTCAATAACCTTTGCGGCATGCCCAAGCGATTTGAGCCGTGGCATGAAATAATGCTATGCCTAAGAAATTCTAGAAATGGTGTGGAATTCAAATTGTCGTACAGGGAGTTTGAATTCTTCATATTAGTAATATTTGCTCTCGGGAAGCTCTCTATATCCGAAAATTTGACTTGCAAGGTTCTGAGTGATTTTTTCAATAAAATTGCTGCTCCAAAGCCGCTTGTTTTTCAGTAATTGCTATGCGTGCTATCTAGTTAGGGTGAAATTTGAGAGAGTGCAAAGACGCAGAAAATCATTCGAAATAGACAAAAAATAAACCTAAAAAGAAATTAAGGCTAAGGAAGATATAGTCCGCCAGAACTGCGTACTCTCTTCACGAAAGCGGTGTGAGAAGGTCACTCAAATAATGAGAAGTTAGTAAGATTTGTTTTAAAGATTGTTAATAACGTCAGTGCTGCGGAACTGTCCCAGTAGTTTGAATCTGCTTCTATGGCCTTTCCAAAACATTTTCATTTTCTGATTCTATGCCCTGTAATATCCGCTGGATTTTCTTTCCGCTCGTATTAAGGATTTTCCATTGAAACCCGGTTGTAGACAGTGTAATAAGACTATCATATTTTGGGTCTTTATATTTATCTTTTAGTTCTTTTTCAGCTTCCTTCGCTAAATCAGCTGCAATTTGTTTGGATTTCATTGCAGCTTCATGTATTTTTTTACAAAGGCCAGCTAGCTCTTGAGCTCGTTCAATAAAAGCCGCTTCTTTCCGTCGAAAAATTTCGTTACAATCGAGACTAAATTTTTGTTTGTCTTCTTGGCTAATTAAGCTCATTTGAGCGCTACTCCTTTTTGGCTTTAGCAATGACTATATCATGGGAGGGCAAACCATAGAACAGCAAGTTTTCTTTTACTGTAAAATAAGGAATATCTTGGTTAAGAAGATCCCTAAATACAAGGCTGCATAATTTCTCGTAGGAAATTTCCATGCTATATGCTGCGAGATTCATTTTTATAAATTCTACAAATTTTTCGATATTAGAATAATCTGAATAAACGCTCATCGACCACAAAGATAAGTCCATTGTGCCTACGATTACAACTCTAGCGGGAAGCTTATCTACCATTTCTTTAAATTTTTCTATACATTCAAGCTCTTGCTTTGTTAGTTGAAATTTTTTAACGGCTGTTCCCAAAGACGATCTTTCTTTGTCCAGGGCTTCAAGATCAATAGGAATCAGCTGGGGCGTTCTTGGTTCGTACATAATATTTTCTGGGTGCAAGTCACCTATGCCCATTCGAGTCAAAATGGCATCCATTCGATTTAATTGTGGTTGTAAAATACGAGCTCTTTCTTTTCTAAGTCTTGAGATAAAAAGATTTACGCTGGCTACCATCGCATTTTTATCTTTTTGCATTCTTGCATTGGCGTCCCTTACAGTTGCTCCTTCTATAAATTCCCATATGCTAATCTGGCCCATTCCTGGTAAATAGTCCCAACCTTCTTCCTTATTGGGATTTAAAATGGTATACATCGGAAGCAAATAACTGCCTGATCGATGTTCTTCAGGAAGCTCGTTAATTTCTTTAAAGACATCGATAACAGCTTTATCAAGGAGGGCAATCCTGGGCTTTAAGACGAGTTTAAGTGGATCTCTTCCCTCAATGGAATAGGTAAGAATAAAGATTTGTTTGCCTCCATTGTGAGTTTCTGAGCTTTTAGAGAGCAATTCTAGGTTTGTTTCAATCTTAATATTATTCAAATCAAGTGAGGGTAAAAAATTAGCAAGGATTAAGTTTTTATTTAAGTCGACAAAATGATGCATCTCTTCTTGACATAATTTTGAATTGACAATGAAG
The genomic region above belongs to Chlamydiales bacterium STE3 and contains:
- a CDS encoding hypothetical protein (Product derived from UniProtKB/Trembl:Q6M9X6); this translates as MQKSFFLWVNSGLCFVFLLILSLLVFYSLREENLFYAQSKIVKKVPLIPENPFHLSDQAYRQVQAPALNLNMVAPNLSLPDLRSTLNYYGANLRPDVQKQDQKLFFSFGDPRNLVAVKAGERTYLKVENHSFSLSPSNQPTALWMKAKPGLKNVQVELFLKGVDDRVVREPKEHSQFSLPEKILPPGAVSWMIGSNRVDGTLLFKQKARWRGLDLFLLQYGGPEFSQFQNKQRIDFGEGEGHYSVFVAPGDILIWKSGRWVSPTKGDNTQTAPLLEIKKVDERILNAELWAVEGKNKFALTLVRTPDPIPIIDNSKFHFLATRTKAHYIFDVDGKREIVGPGDWFLMVDGKWKKITKVKEIDQFVERSTVGPLLVIYLSQEHDSKTLKGELFNTSRSDKVEVNIPLLPQNSKKEIPVKPTEEERGHPSIDQAEHPSFEA